A single Nocardioides bizhenqiangii DNA region contains:
- the mshA gene encoding D-inositol-3-phosphate glycosyltransferase, translated as MTEIRRMAMISLHTSPLDQPGTGDAGGMNVYVVEVARRLAARGIEVDIFTRATSSLLDPVVPLTDGVQVTNVHAGPFEGLTKDELPGQLCVFAREVLRAEAAQPLGHYDIVHSHYWLSGQVGALARDRWGVPLVHSMHTMAKVKNEALAAGDNPEPGARVIGEEQVVEAADVLIANTDIEAKQLINLYDADPGRVEVVHPGVDTALFRPQDQAAARAARGIPADALVLLFAGRIQPLKAPDVLLQATAELLRLRPELRRRLVVPIVGGPSGSGLERPTALANLADELDITDVVRFVPPVPQDELAGWYSAATLVAVPSYNESFGLVAVEAQAAGAPVVAAAVGGLTTVVRHGRSGLLVDSHDPTDWARAIEPVVVDPAYRDRLAAGAIAQARHFSWDATAEQTLDVYQRAGSLMEAVAG; from the coding sequence ATGACGGAGATCCGCCGGATGGCGATGATCAGTCTGCACACCTCACCCCTCGACCAGCCCGGCACGGGCGACGCGGGCGGCATGAACGTCTACGTCGTCGAGGTCGCGCGCCGGCTGGCTGCTCGCGGCATCGAGGTGGACATCTTCACCCGGGCGACCAGCAGCCTGCTCGACCCCGTGGTCCCGCTGACCGACGGCGTCCAGGTGACCAACGTCCATGCCGGACCCTTCGAGGGGCTCACCAAGGACGAGCTGCCCGGTCAGCTGTGCGTGTTCGCCCGCGAAGTGCTGCGCGCGGAGGCGGCCCAGCCGCTCGGTCACTACGACATCGTCCACTCGCACTACTGGCTCTCCGGCCAGGTCGGCGCGCTGGCCCGCGACCGCTGGGGCGTGCCTCTCGTGCACTCGATGCACACCATGGCGAAGGTCAAGAACGAGGCACTGGCCGCGGGCGACAACCCCGAGCCGGGCGCCCGCGTGATCGGCGAGGAACAGGTGGTCGAGGCCGCCGACGTGCTCATCGCCAACACCGACATCGAGGCCAAGCAGCTGATCAACCTCTACGACGCCGACCCCGGCCGCGTCGAGGTCGTCCACCCGGGGGTCGACACCGCTCTCTTCCGACCCCAGGACCAGGCCGCGGCTCGTGCCGCCCGCGGCATCCCCGCCGATGCCCTCGTGCTCCTGTTCGCCGGTCGGATCCAGCCGCTCAAGGCGCCCGACGTCCTGCTGCAAGCGACCGCCGAGCTGCTGCGGCTGCGGCCCGAGCTGCGTCGGCGGCTGGTGGTCCCGATCGTGGGCGGTCCCTCCGGCAGCGGCCTCGAGCGGCCGACCGCGCTCGCCAACCTCGCCGACGAGCTGGACATCACCGACGTGGTGCGGTTCGTGCCCCCGGTGCCCCAGGACGAGCTCGCCGGCTGGTACTCCGCGGCCACCCTCGTCGCCGTCCCCTCCTACAACGAGTCCTTCGGCCTGGTCGCCGTCGAGGCGCAGGCCGCCGGCGCTCCTGTCGTCGCCGCCGCGGTCGGTGGCCTGACGACGGTCGTGCGCCACGGGCGCAGCGGCCTTCTGGTCGACAGCCACGACCCGACCGACTGGGCGCGGGCCATCGAGCCTGTCGTCGTCGACCCGGCCTACCGCGACCGGCTCGCCGCCGGTGCGATCGCCCAGGCCCGGCACTTCTCCTGGGACGCCACGGCCGAGCAGACGCTGGACGTCTACCAGCGGGCCGGCTCGCTCATGGAGGCCGTGGCAGGCTGA